A window from Fragaria vesca subsp. vesca linkage group LG5, FraVesHawaii_1.0, whole genome shotgun sequence encodes these proteins:
- the LOC101299482 gene encoding HVA22-like protein k-like, protein MALFGSGIASEVGLRLLLCPLGSNVVIRTACCSVGIVVPVYCTCKAIERKDDPAQQKWLLYWAAYGSFSLVEIFSDRLISWCPYYYHMKFAFLVWLQLPSADGAKQLYMNHLRPFFLKNQTKIDRILGLTYGELLKLISAHQGEIQYARAMFLKVFGSDQMPRGRANTDLPQDNAIEGEPRPTTESDSGLDD, encoded by the exons ATGGCTCTTTTCGGATCCGGCATAGCCAGTGAG GTCGGGCTTCGGCTGCTCCTTTGTCCTCTGGGCTCTAACGTTGTGATTCGAACAGCGTG TTGTTCTGTGGGGATTGTTGTGCCGGTGTACTGTACGTGCAAGGCAATTGAGAGGAAAGATGATCCTGCGCAACAAAAGTGGCTTCTTTATTGGGCAG CTTATGGATCTTTCAGCCTTGTGGAGATATTTTCGGATAGGCTTATATCTTG GTGCCCATATTACTATCACATGAAGTTCGCCTTTCTTGTTTGGCTCCAACTTCCATCTGCTGAT GGGGCAAAGCAGTTGTACATGAACCACCTACGCCCGTTCTTTTTGAAGAACCAAACGAAAATTGATCGAATTTTGGGCCTTACATATGGTGAATTG CTCAAACTCATTAGTGCACACCAAGGAGAGATCCAGTATGCTAGGGCTATGTTCCTGAAAGTTTTTGGTTCAG ATCAAATGCCGAGGGGCAGGGCTAATACAGATCTGCCACAAGACAATGCAATTGAAGGGGAGCCTAGACCAACCACAGAGTCTGACTCTGGTCTAGATGATTAG
- the LOC101312454 gene encoding serine/threonine-protein kinase HT1-like, which produces MAGSGVFTVTDNDLFDYFPENNAGKDDEGCVLSAKGSNFVFNLDQSLLIDASCVVIGQVLGEGPQSIVYEGLYNSKPVAVKIIQPDETGLINPERKEKFQREVTLLSKAKHDNIVKFIGASVEPIMMIVTELMRGGTIQKYLWGTRPVVLDLKLSISFALDICRAMEYLHANGIIHRDLKPSNLLLSENKKQVKLADFGLAREQIEGAMTSEAGTYRWMAPELFSIEPVPKGAMKEYDHKADVYSFSIVLWELLTNKTPFKGRNNIMVAYATANNVRPNLEDIPKEITPLLKSCWAEDPKDRPEFMEVTDFLSKFYQEHCLKETKPPPKAIETESNERNIEEHNEKSIKEEESLSTSKPHVNEKLEEEKWVKRRKKSWSSSWFCFSCLAH; this is translated from the exons ATGGCGGGTTCAGGCGTCTTCACTGTCACCGATAACGACCTCTTCGACTACTTCCCCGAGAACAACGCCGGAAAAGACGATGAGGGTTGTGTTCTTTCAGCTAAAGGCAGCAACTTTGTGTTCAATTTGGACCAGAGTCTGCTCATCGACGCAAGCTGTGTTGTGATTGGTCAGGTGCTCGGAGAAGGGCCGCAGTCGATTGTCTATGAAGGATT GTACAATTCCAAGCCTGTCGCCGTGAAAATCATACAGCCAGACGAAACAGGTTTAATCAATCCTGAACGCAAGGAAAAGTTTCAGAGGGAGGTGACTTTACTGTCAAAGGCGAAACATGACAACATTGTGAAG TTTATCGGTGCATCTGTGGAACCAATTATGATGATAGTTACTGAGCTTATGAGAGGTGGTACAATTCAGAAGTACTTGTGGGGCACCCGCCCTGTAGTTCTGGACTTGAAGCTTTCAATAAGTTTTGCTTTGGATATATGTCGAGCTATGGAATACTTGCATGCAAATGGCATCATACACCGTGACTTGAAGCCAA GCAATCTACTTCTTTCAGAAAACAAGAAGCAAGTGAAGCTGGCTGACTTTGGGCTTGCTAGAGAGCAGATAGAAGGTGCAATGACTAGTGAGGCTGGAACATACCGGTGGATGGCTCCTGAG TTATTCAGCATAGAACCAGTTCCGAAAGGTGCAATGAAAGAGTATGACCACAAGGCTGACGTGTACAGCTTCTCAATAGTTCTGTGGGAGCTGCTCACGAACAAAACTCCATTCAAGGGAAGAAATAACATAATGGTGGCCTATGCTACAGCTAAT AATGTAAGACCTAACCTGGAGGACATCCCCAAGGAGATTACCCCTCTGCTGAAGTCCTGCTGGGCAGAGGACCCCAAGGACCGACCAGAATTTATGGAAGTCACAGATTTTCTCTCCAAATTCTACCAGGAACATTGCTTAAAGGAGACCAAACCTCCTCCTAAGGCCATTGAGACTGAAAGTAATGAGAGGAACATTGAGGAACATAATGAGAAGAGCATTAAGGAAGAAGAATCGCTGAGTACCTCCAAACCACATGTGAATGAGAAACTTGAAGAAGAGAAATGGGTTAAAAGGCGCAAGAAGAGTTGGTCATCTAGTTGGTTCTGTTTCTCTTGCTTAGCTCATTGA
- the LOC101299194 gene encoding G-box-binding factor 1-like yields MGTGEEGTPSKPSKQASTAQEIPTQPSYPDWSSSMQAYYGAGAAPPPFFASSVGSPAPHPYMWGAQHPMMPPYGTPVPYPAIYPPGGVYAHPGMVTTPASVPPTNPESEGKSTDGKERASAKKPKGAAGLVSGKAGDGGKATSGSGNDGASQSAESGSEGSSDGSEENGNHQEYGANKKGSFDKMLADGANAQNNTGSVPGKPVVSMPATSLNMGMDLWNPSPAGAGTAKMRGNQSGAPSAVGGDHWIQDERELKRQKRKQSNRESARRSRLRKQAECEELQKSVHGLTNENHGLKDELQRLSQECEKLASENTSIKEELTRLCGPDLVANIEHQSHGGEGNS; encoded by the exons ATGGGGACAGGGGAAGAGGGCACACCCTCTAAGCCTTCCAAACAAGCTTCAACTGCTCAG GAAATACCGACACAGCCTTCGTACCCTGATTGGTCCAGCTCTATGCAG GCTTATTATGGTGCAGGAGCTGCTCCACCGCCCTTTTTCGCATCCTCTGTTGGTTCGCCGGCACCACATCCCTATATGTGGGGAGCCCAG CATCCTATGATGCCGCCTTATGGAACTCCTGTTCCGTACCCTGCCATATATCCTCCAGGTGGAGTATATGCTCATCCGGGTATGGTCACG ACTCCTGCCTCGGTACCGCCAACAAATCCAGAGTCGGAAGGGAAGAGCACAGATGGGAAAGAGCGAGCTTCAGCCAAAAAACCTAAGGGAGCTGCAGGATTGGTTAGTGGGAAGGCTGGGGATGGTGGAAAAGCAACTTCTGGTTCCGGAAATGATGGTGCGTCACAAAG TGCTGAAAGTGGTAGCGAGGGTTCATCAGATGGAAGTGAGGAGAATGGTAACCACCAG GAGTATGGTGCAAACAAGAAGGGAAGCTTTGACAAGATGCTTGCAGATG GAGCGAATGCACAAAATAACACGGGTTCAGTGCCTGGGAAGCCTGTAGTTTCTATGCCTGCAACAAGTCTGAATATGGGAATGGACTTGTGGAATCCATCCCCTGCTGGTGCCGGAACTGCAAAAATGAGAGGAAATCAATCTGGAGCCCCATCAGCTGTCGGTGGTGACCATTGGATTCAG GATGAACGGGAACTGAAAAGACAGAAAAGGAAGCAGTCAAATAGGGAGTCTGCTAGGAGGTCAAGATTGAGGAAACAG GCGGAGTGTGAAGAGCTACAAAAGAGTGTACATGGACTGACAAATGAGAATCACGGCCTTAAAGATGAGCTGCAGAGACTCTCCCAGGAGTGCGAGAAGCTTGCGTCTGAAAATACTTCTATAAAG GAAGAGTTGACACGATTGTGTGGACCAGATTTAGTAGCGAACATTGAACATCAATCTCATGGTGGTGAAGGTAACAGTTGA
- the LOC101298896 gene encoding UPF0481 protein At3g47200-like: MNSSSSSPMANGGRVLDEITSPARNNIQTTLLEQRIEETKWLLHPSAGKSSCCIFRVPPCLVEINKNTYRPRIVSLGPYHHGEKHLEMMQQHKWRFLHDLLARTPLTGPRLDDYLQVVSSMEEDIRGCYSETINFCSLDLVEMMVLDGLFVIELFCKVGRLSPSDPDDPIFNLAWIFPNLIQDLFRLENQIPFLVLQTLFDKSKPSRQESDSSLGRLALEFFNYAVERPDEVL, encoded by the coding sequence AATGGAGGAAGAGTGCTTGATGAGATTACAAGTCCAGCCAGAAACAATATTCAGACGACATTGTTGGAGCAAAGAATTGAGGAAACAAAATGGTTATTACATCCATCAGCTGGAAAAAGTTCTTGTTGCATCTTCAGAGTACCCCCATGCCTAGTGGAAATAAACAAGAACACCTACCGGCCTCGTATAGTCTCTCTCGGTCCTTATCACCATGGTGAAAAACATTTGGAGATGATGCAGCAGCACAAGTGGAGATTTCTTCATGATCTGCTTGCTCGGACACCGCTTACTGGTCCACGACTTGATGACTACTTGCAGGTTGTGTCATCAATGGAAGAGGACATAAGAGGGTGCTATTCAGAGACAATCAATTTTTGCAGCCTCGATCTCGTTGAAATGATGGTGTTGGATGGTCTCTTTGTTATTGAACTTTTCTGTAAAGTTGGAAGATTATCTCCAAGTGATCCGGATGATCCCATTTTCAACTTGGCATGGATATTCCCTAATCTCATTCAAGATCTTTTTCGCTTGGAGAACCAAATTCCTTTCTTGGTTCTTCAAACATTGTTTGACAAATCAAAACCTTCAAGACAAGAAAGTGACTCATCCCTTGGCAGACTTGCTCTAGAATTCTTTAACTACGCAGTTGAGAGACCTGATGAAGTCTTATAG